DNA from Brevinema andersonii:
CAAAAGCCTACTGAAATTTGGATTCAATTAGAGCGGCAAGAAAAGAACAAAACCGTGATATGGAAAAAACGTTACCTTGTTAATATCGACCGCCAACCTTGGTGTGGGTTGGTAGAATATCATAGAGAAACATCTTTCTTGCCCATGCTGGTGGGTTTATTTCCCATTGAAGAGGTCCAACAGTTAAAGCGATTGAGAACAGGTGTGCTAGGAAAATAAAAAAAAGAAAGCATCTCTCTGCTTTCCTTAAATTAATTATCGCATAAAAAGAGAGAGAGAGAAGTCAAGGAATAAGAAAAAATATTTTATCAAAATACATTGTGGAAATACTTTTGCTTTTCCCATCCTTGGAAGCAAAAGTACATGCGTCATCCTGACGCAGGGGAGGTAAAAGAAAAATGTGGTCGAGTGTAGAAGAAAAAATCACAGACGGGGTGAGTGGCTTGAGTCCTAATACTCAACCGGTTGCCGTTCTTGTGGGAACATGCAGTAAAGGAACGGTGAATTTCCCTATATCTTTGGGGAAAACGTCCCAAACGGAAGAAGTATTAGGTTATGGGAATCTTCCCCGCCGCTTGACAGAGATGCAGGAGAATATGGCTGATGTGAGTATTATTGCCGTTCCCTCGAAAGCGGACCAAGCAGGAAGCATTGGCAGTGTCAAGAAAAAGGGAAGCGGGAATCTCACCGTTTCGGGGTCTCCTTTATGTTCCGCTTTGGTGAATGTAGTCACGGTAACCCCAGGACAGGCAGGAACAGCAGAAGTATGGATCGAAATTTTTGGGGACTGCAACAAAGAGGAAACCGTGTTGGTTCCTACTAATAGAACCATTTTCTCAAAAGAATTAGGGATCAGTATTCTCTTTCCTGAAGGGACATTAACCCTGGAAAATTCTTGGAGCTTTTCAATTACCGCCCCAGCATCGACGTTCAATTCCTTGAAAGCAGCGCTGGATACGGCGTTAGAGCTATACCATCCGGAATTCGTCTTTGTGTGCCAAGAGTTGGGTGCAGAGGATGTAAAGAAATGGGAGGCGTACACGGAAAAATTGTTTAGTGACCAGCACCAGCCTCTCTTTGCTCTCTTGGAAACGGGTTTAGACAGCACCAAAAGTCTTTCGGAAGCTATATCCCAGAAAG
Protein-coding regions in this window:
- a CDS encoding DUF2586 domain-containing protein, whose protein sequence is MWSSVEEKITDGVSGLSPNTQPVAVLVGTCSKGTVNFPISLGKTSQTEEVLGYGNLPRRLTEMQENMADVSIIAVPSKADQAGSIGSVKKKGSGNLTVSGSPLCSALVNVVTVTPGQAGTAEVWIEIFGDCNKEETVLVPTNRTIFSKELGISILFPEGTLTLENSWSFSITAPASTFNSLKAALDTALELYHPEFVFVCQELGAEDVKKWEAYTEKLFSDQHQPLFALLETGLDSTKSLSEAISQKVKEFKKIDARFVSVVCQPLQNYQSAAALCAGTLTKASVNQSIGATKHFGLSHIQLPKDWTNHQSRTLDEARLITLRTYPGLNGYFWTNGRTLASDTSDYRFIEVVRTVFKAIRLARRASLPYIQAPGDKSGLESLLAEVRMALTVMTAANPKEIEDFVVEMPKGQDIVNNGVQINIALYGIPIIRKIVLNFMFKYHQRRED